The following are encoded together in the Vigna unguiculata cultivar IT97K-499-35 chromosome 2, ASM411807v1, whole genome shotgun sequence genome:
- the LOC114169357 gene encoding protein CHUP1, chloroplastic: MIVRLGLIVAASLAAFTVKQLNVRSSNPEHKDEGTEEEHVTRFNDKEREEEEEKEEVKLISSIINRANDFEDDILPEFEDLLSGEIEFPLPPDKDEKDRVYEIEMANNESELERLRQLVKELEEREVKLEGELLEYYGLKEQESDIVELQRQLKIKTVEIDMLNITINSLQAERKKLQEELTQGASAKRELEVARNKIKELQRQIQLEANQTKGQLLLLKQQVLGLQVKEEEAARKDAELEKKLKAVNDLEVAVVELKRRNKELQHEKRELTVKLDAAESKVAELSNMTETEMVAKAKEEVSNLRHANEDLLKQVEGLQMNRFSEVEELVYLRWVNACLRYELRNYQTPQGKVSARDLSKSLSPKSQEKAKQLMLEYAGSERGQGDTDLESNFSHPSSPGSEDFDNASIDSSTSKYSTLSKKTSLIQKFKKWGKSKDDSSALSSPARSFSGGSPRRMSMSVKPRGPLESLMIRNAGDSVSITSFGLRDQESIDSPETPTDMRRVTSSDSLNSVAASFQLMSKSVDGSMDEKYPAYKDRHKLALAREKQIKEKAEKARVQKFGDNSGLNMTKAERGNPISLPSKLTQIKEKPVVSGTPNDKSEDGKNVEDQTISKMKLAHIEKRPTRVPRPPPKPSGAAAATTNANPANGVPSAPPLPPPPPGAPRPPPPPGGPPPPPPPPGSLSRGGMGGDKVHRAPELVEFYQSLMKREAKKDTSTLLVSSTSNASDARSNMIGEIENRSSFLLAVKADVETQGDFVMSLAEEVRAASFSDINDLVAFVNWLDEELSFLVDERAVLKHFDWPEGKADALREAAFEYQDLMKLENRVSTFIDDPNLPCEAALKKMYSLLEKVEQSVYALLRTRDMAISRYKEFGIPVNWLLDSGVVGKIKLSSVQLARKYMKRVASELDALSGPEKEPAREFLILQGVRFAFRVHQFAGGFDAESMKAFEDLRSRIQNSQASEDNKSEI, translated from the exons ATGATAGTCAGGTTAGGACTCATAGTTGCTGCTTCGCTTGCAGCTTTTACTGTTAAGCAGCTGAATGTCAGAAGCTCAAATCCAG AACATAAAGATGAGGGCACAGAAGAGGAACATGTCACAAGATTTAATGATAAAGAA agggaggaagaagaagagaaagaggagGTTAAGTTAATTAGCAGCATAATAAATCGAGCCAATGACTTTGAAGATGATATTCTACCAGAATTTGAAGATCTTCTGTCTGGGGAGATTGAGTTTCCGTTACCACCAGATAAGGATGAGAAAGACAGAGTTTATGAAATTGAGATGGCAAACAATGAAAGTGAACTTGAGAGATTGCGACAACTTGTGAAGGAATTGGAGGAGAGGGAAGTGAAACTGGAAGGAGAATTGCTCGAGTACTATGGTCTGAAGGAGCAGGAATCAGACATTGTGGAGTTGCAGAGGCAACTGAAAATTAAGACTGTGGAAATAGACATGCTTAATATCACTATCAATTCCTTGCAGGCAGAGAGGAAGAAGCTCCAAGAAGAACTCACACAAGGAGCTTCAGCCAAGAGAGAACTTGAGGTGGCTAGAAACAAGATCAAGGAGTTACAGAGGCAGATACAGCTTGAGGCTAACCAAACAAAGGGCCAGTTGCTGTTGCTTAAACAACAAGTTTTGGGTCTGCAGGTCAAAGAAGAAGAGGCTGCCAGAAAAGATGCTGAACTTGAAAAGAAACTGAAAGCTGTGAATGACCTAGAGGTTGCAGTGGTGGAGCTtaagagaagaaacaaagaaCTTCAACATGAAAAACGAGAGTTAACCGTTAAACTCGATGCTGCTGAATCTAAAGTGGCAGAGCTCTCCAATATGACAGAG ACTGAAATGGTTGCGAAGGCAAAAGAGGAGGTGAGTAACCTGAGGCATGCAAATGAAGACCTGCTAAAGCAAGTGGAAGGGCTGCAGATGAACAGGTTCAGTGAGGTTGAAGAGCTTGTGTACCTTCGTTGGGTTAATGCATGTTTGAGATATGAGCTAAGAAATTACCAGACACCGCAAGGAAAAGTATCAGCCCGTGATCTCAGCAAGAGTCTTAGCCCGAAATCACAAGAGAAAGCTAAGCAATTGATGTTAGAATATGCTGGATCAGAACGTGGACAAGGGGACACAGATCTTGAGAGCAATTTCTCCCATCCTTCTTCACCAGGAAGTGAAGATTTTGACAATGCTTCCATTGATAGCTCTACTAGCAAATACAGTACTCTTAGCAAGAAAACTAGCCTAATCCAGAAGTTTAAGAAATGGGGTAAAAGCAAAGATGATTCTAGTGCTCTTTCATCACCTGCAAGATCCTTTTCAGGAGGTTCTCCAAGGAGAATGAGTATGAGTGTGAAACCGAGGGGTCCACTAGAATCCTTAATGATAAGAAATGCTGGAGATAGTGTATCCATCACCAGTTTTGGGCTCAGGGATCAGGAATCTATTGATTCTCCTGAAACTCCAACTGACATGAGAAGAGTTACATCCAGTGATTCCTTGAACTCAGTTGCTGCTTCATTCCAATTGATGTCTAAGTCAGTGGATGGATCCATGGATGAGAAGTACCCTGCGTATAAAGATCGCCACAAGTTGGCCTTGGCAAGGGAAAAACAGATTAAGGAAAAAGCAGAGAAAGCAAGAGTGCAGAAGTTTGGTGACAATTCAGGTTTGAATATGACTAAGGCTGAAAGAGGAAATCCTATATCTTTGCCATCAAAGCTTACTCAAATTAAGGAGAAACCAGTTGTTTCTGGCACACCAAATGATAAATCTGAAGATGGAAAGAATGTTGAAGATCAAACCATCAGCAAGATGAAGCTTGCTCACATTGAGAAAAGGCCTACTAGGGTGCCTAGGCCTCCTCCTAAGCCATCTGGTGCTGCTGCTGCTACCACAAATGCAAATCCTGCCAATGGAGTACCATCTGCTCCACcacttcctcctcctcctccaggTGCTCCACGTCCACCGCCACCGCCAGGTGGACCACCTCCACCTCCTCCTCCCCCAGGAAGCCTATCAAGAGGGGGAATGGGTGGTGACAAAGTTCACAGAGCTCCAGAGCTAGTTGAATTTTATCAATCATTGATGAAGAGGGAGGCAAAGAAAGATACTTCAACACTTTTAGTTTCTTCAACAAGTAATGCATCTGATGCTAGGAGCAACATGATTGGGGAAATTGAGAATAGATCATCTTTCCTCCTAGCT GTGAAAGCTGACGTAGAAACACAAGGTGATTTTGTCATGTCCTTGGCAGAGGAAGTTCGAGCAGCCTCCTTCTCAGATATCAATGATTTGGTGGCCTTTGTGAACTGGCTGGATGAGGAACTGTCCTTCCTG GTTGATGAACGAGCCGTCCTCAAGCACTTTGACTGGCCTGAAGGGAAAGCAGATGCACTAAGGGAGGCAGCTTTTGAATATCAGGATTTGATGAAGTTGGAGAACCGAGTCTCCACCTTCATTGATGATCCCAATCTACCATGTGAAGCTGCTCTGAAGAAAATGTATTCATTGCTTGAAAA AGTGGAGCAAAGCGTATATGCACTCTTGCGTACGAGAGATATGGCTATTTCACGGTACAAAGAATTTGGAATCCCAGTAAACTGGCTATTGGATTCAGGAGTTGTAGGCAAG ATCAAGCTTTCTTCTGTACAACTTGCAAGGAAGTACATGAAACGTGTTGCATCAGAACTTGATGCATTATCTGGTCCAGAAAAAGAACCGGCTAGAGAGTTTTTGATTCTGCAAGGCGTGCGTTTCGCTTTCCGTGTCCATCAG TTTGCAGGAGGCTTCGATGCAGAGAGTATGAAGGCTTTTGAAGACCTGAGGAGCCGCATTCAAAACTCTCAGGCTAGCGAAGATAACAAATCAGAAATATAG
- the LOC114168394 gene encoding coiled-coil domain-containing protein 130-like: MSSLAAARADNFYYPPEWEPSQGSLNKFHGQHALRERARKLDQGILIIRFEMPYNIWCGGCNSMIAKGVRFNAEKKQVGNYYSTKIWSFSMKSACCKHEIVIQTDPKNCEYVIISGAQKKTEDFDIEDAETFELPADEERGKLADPFYRLEHQEEDLKKKKESEPVLVRLQRQSDNRHSDDYALNKTLRARLRSQKKRVAEEENASKKIGLGIRLLPATEEDSATAKRVKFSTKFEKNRKDKRALINAESIFSGVSSYSISDKRKQELESKRRKICATSASSLIAGGFKPSSWSHAAMISGKKKGASMTVRR, translated from the exons ATG TCTTCGCTTGCGGCTGCTAGAGCAGACAACTTCTACTATCCTCCAGAATGGGAACCGAGTCAG GGTTCTCTGAACAAGTTTCATGGTCAGCATGCCTTGCGGGAGAGGGCGAGAAAACTAGATCAGGGTATCCTGATTATAAG ATTTGAGATGCCTTATAATATATGGTGTGGAGGATGCAATTCAATGATTGCAAAGGGTGTTCGGTTCAATGCAGAGAAAAAGCAAGTTGGGAACTATTACTCAACAAAG ATATGGAGCTTCTCTATGAAGTCTGCTTGCTGCAAACATGAGATCGTCATTCAGACTGATCCTAAGAATTGTGAATATGTCATTATTAGTGGGGCCCAGAAGAAAACTGAAGATTTTGATATTGAAGATGCTGAAACTTTTGAATTGCCTGCCGATGAAG AAAGGGGTAAGCTTGCAGATCCATTTTACCGCCTTGAACACCAGGAAGaagacttgaagaagaagaaggaatcTGAACCAGTGCTCGTACGTCTCCAGAGGCAGTCTGATAACAGACATTCAGATGACTATGCTCTCAATAAGACTCTACGGGCCCGGCTTAGA AGTCAGAAGAAAAGAGTTGCTGAAGAAGAGAATGCTTCCAAGAAAATAGGCCTTGGCATAAGACTACTACCAGCTACTGAAGAAGATTCTGCCACAGCAAAAAGAGTGAAGTTTTCAACAAAGTTTGAAAAGAATAGGAAGGACAAGAGGGCACTGATCAATGCCGAATCAATTTTCTCTGGAGTGTCTAGCTATTCTATCTCTGATAAGAGAAAACAAGAGCTAGaatcaaaaagaagaaaaatttgtgCAACTTCAGCCTCCAGTCTTATAGCTGGTGGCTTTAAGCCATCCTCATGGTCACATGCTGCTATGATATCAGGCAAGAAAAAGGGAGCTTCAATGACTGTAAGGCGCTAG
- the LOC114169365 gene encoding uncharacterized protein At1g26090, chloroplastic, whose product MGTVSSFSFPPLIGTSISRSSNSRLVVAASEGGASSSATKLLTFLGKGGSGKTTAAILAAQHYALAGLNTCLVIHGQDTTADYLLNCKIGTSHMACNKNLSAVRLETTKMLLEPLKLLKQADAQLNMTQGTLGGIVGEELGILPGMDSILLVLALERLVGFLGIAASKSQEDKFDLIIYDGISSEETLRIIGGSSKARLYLKYLRTLAEKTELGRLAAPSLLRLVDEAMLISSSRSYFNGKMSSEIWDTLDQMLERGSSAFLNPQKFACFLVMDPNSPTSINSALRYWGCTIQAGAQISGALGITSQQENLEILERAKKEFSPLPSAFISRLLMNNPIDWSRVLLDTDNEDARHLLNSLTSQVVVMPSPVRFDIKRRSVTLFMPGFDKSEIKLYQYRGGSELLVEAGDQRRVIPLPPEIQGKVGGAKFEDRSVVITLL is encoded by the exons ATGGGCACTGTTTCATCCTTCTCGTTTCCACCTCTTATCGGAACCTCCATTTCCCGTTCCTCAAATTCGCGTCTCGTCGTTGCGGCTTCCGAGGGCGGTGCCTCTTCCTCAGCCACCAAATTGCTCACTTTTCTCGGCAAAGGTGGCTCAGGCAAAACCACCGCCGCTATTCTCGCCGCCCAG CATTATGCTTTGGCTGGGCTGAATACATGTTTGGTCATACATGGCCAAGACACCACTGCTGACTACCTTCTCAACTGTAAGATTGGAACTTCCCATATGGCATGCAACAAGAACCTTTCTGCTGTTAGGTTGGAAACAACCAAA ATGCTTCTTGAACCTTTAAAACTTCTGAAGCAAGCAGATGCCCAACTTAATATGACTCAGGGCACACTTGGAGGG ATTGTTGGAGAAGAGCTTGGCATCCTGCCTGGGATGGACTCTATCCTTTTGGTACTTGCACTTGAGAGACTTGTAGGGTTTTTGGGGATTGCTGCATCAAAGAGTCAAGAGGATAAATTTGACTTAATAATATATGATGGTATCAGCAGTGAGGAAACCCTGCGAATCATAGGTGGAAGCAGTAAAGCAAG ATTGTACTTGAAATATCTCCGCACCTTGGCTGAGAAAACTGAACTTGGGAGATTGGCTGCTCCTTCACTACTGAGACTTGTGGATGAGGCCATGCTAATAAGTAGCAGCAGATCTTACTTTAATGGGAAAATGAGTTCGGAAATATGGGACACTTTGGATCAAATGCTGGAG AGAGGATCTTCTGCATTCTTAAACCCACAGAAATTTGCTTGCTTCCTTGTGATGGATCCGAACAGTCCGACATCAATCAATTCTGCATTACGATATTGGGGATGTACAATTCAGGCTGGTGCTCAGATTTCTGGTGCTCTCGGAATCACCTCTCAGcaagaaaatttagaaatattggAAAGAGCAAAGAAAGAGTTTTCTCCTTTGCCATCTGCTTTCATTTCAAGATTGTTGATGAATAATCCTATAGATTGGAGCAGAGTTCTACTGGATACCGACAATGAAGATGCTAGGCATCTTCTTAATTCGCTAACAAGTCAAGTTGTTGTTATGCCATCTCCAGTTAGATTTGATATAAAAAGAAGATCGGTTACTCTCTTTATGCCAGGTTTTGACAAATCAGAGATCAAGCTGTACCAA TATAGGGGAGGATCTGAGCTGTTGGTAGAAGCAGGAGACCAAAGACGTGTCATTCCTTTGCCTCCAGAAATTCAAGGAAAGGTTGGCGGAGCCAAATTTGAGGACAGAAGTGTTGTTATTACATTGCTGTGA